The sequence GTTGGCCGCGGTGTTGCTCCAGGTGATGACCCTGGGGCTGAGGGCCCAGCGGGCCAGTCAGATGCGGACCCAGGCCCTGGAGGTGGCCGGCAATCTCCTCCAGGACTTCACCCGGGAGGAGGGGATACGCCTTGCTGCCGGCCGCCGCACCGGCACCCAGGGTCCCTTTGCCTATGAGCTGGTGGTGGAGCCCCAATATGCCGTGCCCCTGGAAGGCCGCCCGGAGATCAAGGTGGCCTGCTATCTGGTGCGCCTCACCATCTCCTGGCAGGAGCAGGGCCGGCCCCGCAGCCTGGCCCTCACCACCCTGCGCACCCAGGCCCAGAGGGGGTAAGGCACGGATGCGGCCGCCGTCCGCCTCCCGGGGTTTCACCCTCCTGGAACTCCTCCTCTCCCTGCTGTTGGTGAGCCTGCTGGGCCTTGCGGCCTATGGCCTCCTGCACCTGGTCATCAAGGGTAGCCGCCACGGGGAGGCGGCCACCTTTACCCTGCAGCAGCTCCGTCTGGCCCGCCACTACCTGGAGCGCAGCCTGGGCTCGGCGGTGCCCCAGATGGAGGGGCCCGGAGAGTGGCCCTATTTCGTGGGGGAGGCCCGGGAGCTGAAGTTCCTCACCCCGGTGCCCCTCCAGGCCCATATCCCCGGGGGCCTGTATCATCTGCGGGTCCTGACCGCGGTGGATGAGAAAGGCCGGGACTGCCTGGCGGTGGAGGAGATCAAGGCCCATACCTGGCTGAAGGAGCCGGACCGCACCGAAACCCGGCATTTTCTCCTCACCGGGCTCACCTACCTCCGCTTCACCTATCTGGCGGGAGGGGAGGAATTCTCCACCTGGCACGCCGACCAACAGAAGCGCCTCCCCGAGCGGGTGCGGGTGGAGCTGGCCCTGGCGGACCGGCAGCCCCACCAATGGCTCATTCCCCTGCGCCTCATGGAGACCCCGGAATCCGAGGAGATGGGAGGGGAGGAATGACCTCCGGGCAGTGGCGGCAGGGCGGCGGAGGGGCGGAGCCCCCGGGGCCTCCTCCCCGGGAGCGGGGCATCGTCCTGCTCATGGTGCTCCTGCTTCTGGCCCTGGTGAGTGTCATGGTGCTGAGCTTTGCCCAGGAGTGGCGCCTGGAGCTCCTCATCGCCCGGAACCAGCTCTCCTCCCGGCAGGCCGCCCTGCTGGCCGAAGGAGGCGTGTACTATGCCGTGGGCAAGCTGGTGCAGGCCCAGCAGGCGGAGCGCCGCGCCCCCCAGGCCGCCTTGGGGGAGGCCCCCACGGAACTCTGGCGGGGGGACGGCACCACCCGGGAGCTGGCCCTGCCCGGCGGCCGGGTGCTGGTCCGGGTGACGGATGAGTCCGGCAAGATCAACCTCAATCAGGCGCCGGAGCCGCTGCTTCTGCGCCTCCTGGAGATCGTGGGGGTGGAGGGCCCCAAGGCCCAGGCCCTGGTGGACGCCCTCATCGACTGGCGGGACCCGGACAGCAACCCCCGGCCCCAGGGCGCCGAAAGCGACTATTACGCCCGCCTCTCGCCCCCCTATCCGGCCAAGAACGGGCCCTTGGATGTGGTGGAGGAGCTCTTCTGGGTCAAGGGCTTTGACGCCGGGCAGCTTTTGGGCCTGCGGGATCTGGTCACCGTCCAGAAGGTCGGCCGGGGGGTGAACCTCAATGCCGCGCCCGTGGAGGTCCTCCGGGCCCTGGGCTTTACAGCCGAGCAGGCCCTCACCATCGTCCAGGCCCGGCAGGCGGCGCCCTTGCGCAGCCGCCGGGAACTGGACCAGCTCTTTGTGGGCCTGACCACTTTGCGGTTGCCGGTGCCTATAACCTTCCGTTCCTCGCAAATCTTTGAAATCGTCTCCACGGGTGTGATAGATTACCCGCGGGGCGGCGCGCAGCACACCATCCGGGCCATCGTGCGTGTCAACGTCACCCGGCCCCGTCCCTGGGAGTTTCTGTTGTGGAGCGACGATTATCTGGGCTGAGAGCCCCGGCGGTGGCGGACCCGGAACCCGGTGGGGTCCGCTCTCTGTGGCGCACCCTCAGCCGGGAGATCCAGGCCGGCGCCGGCAGTGTGGGGGCTTACTATGACCGCCGCACGCTCACCCTGGTGCATCTGGAAAAAGGCTTGGCCGGCTCCCGGCTGATGCAAGTGGCCGCCCTGCCGGTGCCCGCGGAGGGTCTGACCGCCTTGGCCCCGGCGGTCCGGGAGCTGGTCCGGGCCTGGGGACTGGAGCATCCCCCGGCGGGCCTGGCCGTGAGCCCTCGGCTGGGGCTGGTGCGGCCGGCCATCTTGCCCGCCGCCACCAAGGCCAACCTGGCCCGAGTGGTGGGCTATGAAATCGACCGCTTCCTTCCCTTAAGCCCTGACCAGCTAGTCTTTGACTACCAGGTGGTCAAGGAGACGGAAACCGAGCTCCATCTGCTGCTCATGGCCCTGCCCCGGGCACTGGTGGAGGACTGGCTGACCCTGTGCGGCGGCGCCGGCTTAAGTTCAGTGACGGTGGAACCCGGGCCGTTGGCCGGGGCCAACGCCCTGGCGGTGATGCACGGCCGCCCGCCCGCGTCATTTCTCCTGCTGGCCGCTGACGGGCCGGACTTTGATCTCCTGCAGTTCAGCCGGCGACGCCTGAAGGGCTGGCAGGCCGGGAAGCTGACCGCCGGCCTCACCTTGAGGGGGCTGATCCCCCAGGAGAGCCCCCCGGAGGAGGCGCCCCAGGCTTTCTACCTCTTGGGCAGCGCCAGCCTGCCCGCCGCCCTGCGGGCCGGTGCCGGGGACCTGCCCTTGCCGGTGGTGACAGAGACCCAGGTGGCCCTGAAAGGGGCCCCCGGGGGAGCTGCCACCACTCCCGACGTCCTGATGGCGGTGGGCGCGGCGCTCAGGGGAGTGGGGCGGGTGCCCTTTGCCGTCAATCTGTTGCCGGAGGACCAAAGAGCTACCCCGAAACTTACGGGTTTGCTTCTGACCCGGTTTTTCTCCCTTTTACTTTTCAGTCTTATTGTGGTATGGTCAGCCAGCATTTTTATCCACTCCCGTATCACCTTGGCCAGGGTGGAGCGGCAAGTGGCAGAACTGGCTCCCGCAGTACGGGAGGTGGAGAAACAATTGCAGGATACCCAAAATCTCCTGAAGCAGTATGACGATCTGAAACGGCGCATGGAACAGTATCCCGGCCCGTTGCAGATTCTGCGCGAATTGACGGAGATCATTCCGGACCATACCCATCTTTATTCATTCCGGCTCAGCAAGGGGCAGGTGGAGTTGAGCGGCAAATCCGCTTCGGCCTCCGAATTGATCAATCTGTTGGAAAGATCCGGCCGCTTCACCAAGACTGAGTTTGTCAGTCCCATTGTCACGGATGAGACAGGCAGTGAAATTTTCAAAATTAAAGCAGACATTAAAGGAGCAGGTCGCAGCTCTTGAGCGGCTCTCACCCTGGCGGCGCCGGCTGGTGCTGGCCGGCGGCGCGGTGGTGGGGGTGTTGCTTCTCTGGGTGCTGGTGCTCTCCCCCCTGCTCGCCCTGGAGGAAGCCTGGACCCAGGAACTCCGGCAGAAGCAGATCCTCCTGGCCAAGTATCAGGCCCTGCAGAAAGATAAAGCCCAGGTGGCCAGGGCGGTCCAGCAGGCAAAAAAGGCGGTGGAGCAGGCTGAGGCGGCGCTATTGAGCGGGGGCAGCCCGGCGGTGGCCTCCGCCGACCTGCAGGAAATCATCAAGAACCTGACCAAAGGCCTGGGAATCCAGGTCACCAGCACCAAAGTGCTGCCTCCCCAGGAATCCGGCCCCTACATCCAGATCCCGGTGGAGTTGCAGTTGGCCTTAAGCACCGATCAGTTGGTGAATCTCCTCTATGGCCTGGAGAATCACCAGAAACTGCTGTTGGTGAGCCAGTTGGAGATCAATGCCCCCCGGCGCCGCCCGTCGGTGCCGGGAGCCCCGCGACCTGAGCCGGCGCCGTTGCGGGCCGTCATGGTGGTGGAAGGGATCATCAAGAAGGGGGCCGGGGCCTGATGGGCCGCCTGAATGTTCTCCTCCTGGCGGGTCTTCTGATCCTCAACCTCCTGATGGTGGCCGCCGTGGGGCGGGTGTGGTTCGGGGGCGAGGAAACCCCCCGGGAGGCCCGGGGCCGGGTGGCCCTGCCCCAGGTGCAGCCCCTGAAAGCCCGGGAGCCCCAGGAGCGTTTCCAGGTGGTGGTGGCCAAGGACCTCTTCAGCCCCGAGCGTCAGGGGGCGGCGGCTGCCGGCCCGGTGAAGCTGGCCGGCACCGAGGACTTTCAGCTCCTGGGCACCCTGATCGTCGGCGCCGAACGGGCGGCCCTCATCGCCCAAGGGCCCAAAGGCCGCCAGAAGATCCAGGTGGTGCGGGAAGGGGAACAGTGGCAGGGCGTCCGCCTGGTGGAAATCGCCAAGGACGCGGTGGTGCTGGAGGGTAAAGACGGCCGGCGGACCCTCGGCTTCCCCCGCAAATGACCATCTCCGCCGAGGGGTAGATGGGCCCAGGCCAAGACAGGGGGAATCGCCCACCCCGGGACAGGGGGAGAAGGCCCGGGGCGAAGCTTCTTCGAGGGGGGAATCATGGATATCCATAAGATCCTGGCGGGTCTTCTGGCAGTCAGCCTGGCGGGCTGCGCCACGCCCTCGTCCGGTCCGCTCCTGCCTCCCAAACCCGCGGTCCGGGTCATGCAGGCCCCGGGGATGCCTCCGGACAGGCCGCCCAAAGTGGAGGCGCCGGAAGACAAGGACCTGGACATTGTCACCGATGAGGGCCTGAAAGGTCTGACCACCGCCTTAAAGAGCCTGCCCACCCGACGCCGCACTGTACCCAGGGGGGAGAAGCTCTATCCCATCGAGCTCAACCTGCAGAACGCCGATCTGGTGGAGGCGGTCCGGGCCCTGGCCGACACCCTGGGGATCAATTACAGCATCGACCCCAAGGTGAAGGGCACCGTCAATGTCCGGGCCTCCGGCAAACTCACCCGGGGGGAGCTCCTGAGCATCCTGGAGACCATGCTCCTGGTGAACGGCGCCGCCCTGGTGCAGGTAGGCAAAAGTTACAACATCGTGCCCTTGGACAAGGCGGCGGGGGAAGCGGCGCCGGTCTATGCCCGGGGGCTCCCGGCCGCGGGCATGACCGCCCAGGTGGTGCTCTTGGATGCCGCGCCCGCCAAGGAGATGGCCGCAGTGCTGAAGCCCTTGCTCTCCGCCGGCGGCAAGATCTCCGAAGCCCCCAACAATTCCCTGGTCATCGTGGATTACCCGGCCAACCTGGAAAAGCTGGTGAACCTGGTCAACCTGGTGGACAAACAGGGCCTGGCCAAGACTTCGGTGTCGGTGCTGCGGGTGAAAAACACCGATCCCACCCAGATCATCCCGGAGCTGGAGACCATTTTCGGGGCCTACGGCGCCTTGAGCCCCGCCAAGGACAAGGGCCGGGGCGGGGTGCAGTTTCTGGCCATGCCCCGCATGAACGCGGTGATGATCCTGGCTCCCAGCCCCCAGCTCATGCAGCGGGCGGAATACTGGGTGCGGCAGTTGGATATGAAGACCGACACCCTGGCCAACATCCATGTCTATAACGTGGAGAACTACCGGGCCCGCAACCTGGCGGACCTCCTCATCCAGGTGTACGGCGGCCAGGCCGAGCGGGCCGGGGTGCGGGAGATCAAGCCGGAGCCCACCCCCTCCTGGGCGGTGCCGCCCCGTCCCACCCTGGGAACGGGGGAGGGGGAGACCGAAGGGGTGCCCCGCACCGGCGGCGGCCTGAGCTCCGGTTTGAGCTCCGGCATGGGCGCCACGGGCACGGGCCTGGGTGCCAGCGGCCGGGGCACCGGCCTGGGAGCCGGGTTGGGGACGGGCCTGGGCACCGGGCTGGCCGCGGCGGCCCCCTCCCCCCGGGAGCGGGCGGCGCCCTTGAGAGGCGCGGCCGCAGCCGGAGAGCTCAAAGAGGGGGTGCGCATCATCCCGGATGAGGAAAACAACCTCCTGGTGATCGTGGCCCCGCCCTATGAGTGGAAGATCATCCAGAGCCTGCTCAAGCGCCTGGATGTGCAGCCCCGCCAGGTGATGTGCGAGGTGCTCATCGCCGAGATCACCCTCACCGACGATTTGCGCTACGGGGTGGAGTGGTTCATCAACAACCGGGTGGCCAGCGAGACCCCCACCATCATCCAGCCGTCGCCCTTGAGCGGCAACGCACCCATCGAGATTCTCAAGGGCGCCTCCGCGGCCCTGCAGGGCATCGGCGGCTTCACCTTTGCGGCCCGGGACGCCCTCAACCAGTTCCGCATCGTCATCAACATGCTGGCCACCAAGGGCCTGGTGCAGGTGCTGGCCTCGCCCCATATCATGGCGGCCAACAATCAGGAGGCCCGCATCCAGATCGGCCAGGAGGTGCCCATCCTCACCTCCCAGTCCATCCCGTTGGTGAGCCAGACCCAGTCGCTCCAGACCCAGACGGTGAGCTACCGCTCCACCGGCATCATCCTCCTGGTGCGGCCCCAGATCAACGCCAAGGGCATGATCACCCTGGACATCAGCCAGGAGGTGAGCGCCATCGACGCCTCCGCACCCGCCACCGGGGTGAACTCCCCCACCTTCCTCATCCGCCAGGCCCGCACCTCGCTCATTACTGCGGACAACCAGACCATCATCCTGGGCGGGCTCATCCGGGAGGATGCCACCCGGGGCGGCCGGGGAGTGCCGGGCCTGCGCAATATCCCGCTTTTGGGGCCGCTTTTCGGCAGCGAGACCAGGAGCACCGGCCGCACCGAGCTCATCTTGCTTATCACCCCTCACATCATCCACAGCATGGAGGAAGGGGCCCGCATCACCCGGGAGGTGCAGGACCGCATCGAGCTCAAGCCCTTGCGGGGCGGCACCGTACCGGCTCCGGCCCCCGCTCCGGCCCCGGCTCCGGCGGCGCCCACGCCCGCGGCCCCCACGGCCCCGCCGCGCCCGGAAACCTACTAGTCAACCTGGTGGCACGTCAGTTCACCCGGGCTTCCCGGCGGAGGCCCGGGTTTTTGCTTTCCCTGGGGAGTGGCCCCGTCAGGTCGAAGCTGCGAAGCTGCGGGAAGGCGGGTGGTGCCGGAGGCGGGCAGGGAGTGGGAGCAAGAAGCTGAGCCAAACGGGTCCACTAGACCTGCTGAAGTTTCCCGGGGGGAAGGCCCTCTCAGCCGGCGCCGTTGACGCCGCCGTTTACCAGGCGCACCAGGGAGAAATCCGGGAAGTAATCAATGATGTTCAGGCAGCCGTAAGCCTGGTCCAGGCGGAAGATGTGCTCCAAAGGCAGGTTCAGGGCGTCGCAGAGGATCACCCGGTTGACCCCGGCGTGGGCCACCAAAGCCAGGTTCTCCCCCCGATGCCGGGCCAGGAGTTCCTTGAGTTTGGGGATGACCCGGGCCTTGACGTCACTCAGCGACTCCCCCCCCGGGATGCGGAAGTCCGCCAGGTCCCGGAAGCGGGCCGCCAGCTCCTCAGGGTACTGCTCCTGAATCTCCGCCAGGGTGAGGCCCTCCCAGACGCCGAAGCAGAGCTCCCGGAACTCGGGGCAGGGGAGGGGGGTGAGGTCCCGCCCTGCGGCCAGCATCTTAGCGCCGATAAGTGTGCGGCGCAGGTCCGAGCTGTAGACCGCCTGAAGCGGCACCTTCTTTAGATGCGCCGCCAGCCGCTCATACTGCCGCAGGCCCTCGGGGCTCAAGTCCACATCATTGTGGCCATGGTAACGGTCGGTGTGGCCGTCGGCCACCCGGCCGTGGCGGATGAGGTAGAGGCGGGTGGGAGCAAGGCGCGGGTCCAAGGCCGCCACCCGCATCAGGGCGCCTCCAGGATGACGTTGTTGGGCACCACCACCACCCCGCCGGGGGTGACGGTGAACAGACGGGCATCGGCCTCCGGGTCGTAGCCGATGGTGAAGCGGGGCGGGATCTGCACCCCGTCTTCAATGACCGCCCGGCGGATTCTGGCCCCCACCCCCACCCGGACCCCGTCCCAAAGGACCGCCTCCTCCACCTCCGCCCCCCGGGCCACCCGCACCCCGGGGGAGAAGACCGCACGCACCACCCGGGCCTCCTGGATGACGCAGCCCGCAGAGATAAGAGAATCGGTCACCGTCACCGGCTGCTCCCGGCCGAAACACTTGGCCGGCGGGAGCTGACTCACCGCTCCCCGGATGGGCCAGTCATCCCCAAAGAGATCAAAGACCGGCTGGTCCCCCAGCAGGTCCAGGTGGGCGGCAAAATAAGCATCCAACTGGCCGATGTCCCGCCAGTAGTGGGCCGCGCCCGTCTTGGGGTCGCCGAAGGGATAAGCATACACCCTTTTTTGCCCCACCATCTGGGGGATGATGTTCATGCCGAAATCGTGTTTGCTGGCCCGGTTTTTGGCGTCCTTGATGACCTCCTGCACCAGCACTTCCGCTTTGAAAATATAGACCCCCATGGAGGCCAGGGCGAGGTCCGGATGCCCGGGCATGGCCGGCGGCTCCTTGGGCTTCTCCAAAAACTCCACCACCTCGCCGTCGGCCGCGGTGTGCAGGATGCCGAAGGCCCGGCCCTCCTCCCGGGGCACAATGACCGTGGCCACGGTCAGGTCCGCGTCCTTGGCCAGGTGATAGTCCAGAAGGGCGCGGTAGTCCATCTTGTAGACGTGATCCCCGGACAGAATGAGGACGTGCTCCGGCCGCTCCTGCTCCAAAAGAAAGAGGTTCTGGTAGATGGAATCGGCGGTACCCCGATACCAGCGGTTGGTGGTGATCTGCTGGGGCGGGACGGAATAGAGATACTCCCCGAACTCCGGCCTCAGCAGGTTCCAATGCAGGCGCAGGTGCAGGTCCAAGGACAGGCTGCCATACTGGGTCAGCACATAAATGCGCCGGATGCCGGAGTTGAGGCAGTTGGACAGGGTGAAATCAATAATGCGGTAAATCCCCCCGAAGGTGATGGCGGGCTTGGCTTTGTCCCGGGTCAGGGGGAAAAGCCGCTCGCCCTTGCCCCCGGCCATGATGATGGTGGTAAGATTCCTGAAGCGCTCCATGGCCGGCCTCACTCCCCCAGCAATTCCCGGATCTTGCTCTTGAGCTCGGCGAAATCCGAGGATTTGACGATGTAAGCGTCCGCCGCCCAACTCATGAAGCTCTCTTTGTAAATGGAGTAGGCGGTGTGCAGGATGACCTTGAGGTGCTCCTTGGTCCCCAAAATCCGGGGCAACGCCTCCAGACCGTCCATTCCCGGCATGCGGATGTCCAACACCAC is a genomic window of Desulfobaccales bacterium containing:
- a CDS encoding histidine phosphatase family protein, translated to MRVAALDPRLAPTRLYLIRHGRVADGHTDRYHGHNDVDLSPEGLRQYERLAAHLKKVPLQAVYSSDLRRTLIGAKMLAAGRDLTPLPCPEFRELCFGVWEGLTLAEIQEQYPEELAARFRDLADFRIPGGESLSDVKARVIPKLKELLARHRGENLALVAHAGVNRVILCDALNLPLEHIFRLDQAYGCLNIIDYFPDFSLVRLVNGGVNGAG
- the gspM gene encoding type II secretion system protein GspM — its product is MKFSKLKQTLKEQVAALERLSPWRRRLVLAGGAVVGVLLLWVLVLSPLLALEEAWTQELRQKQILLAKYQALQKDKAQVARAVQQAKKAVEQAEAALLSGGSPAVASADLQEIIKNLTKGLGIQVTSTKVLPPQESGPYIQIPVELQLALSTDQLVNLLYGLENHQKLLLVSQLEINAPRRRPSVPGAPRPEPAPLRAVMVVEGIIKKGAGA
- a CDS encoding type II secretion system protein → MGQRQVDTPAFCPSGPRRNARGFTLLEVLVSLALMSLLAAVLLQVMTLGLRAQRASQMRTQALEVAGNLLQDFTREEGIRLAAGRRTGTQGPFAYELVVEPQYAVPLEGRPEIKVACYLVRLTISWQEQGRPRSLALTTLRTQAQRG
- the gspD gene encoding type II secretion system secretin GspD, producing the protein MDIHKILAGLLAVSLAGCATPSSGPLLPPKPAVRVMQAPGMPPDRPPKVEAPEDKDLDIVTDEGLKGLTTALKSLPTRRRTVPRGEKLYPIELNLQNADLVEAVRALADTLGINYSIDPKVKGTVNVRASGKLTRGELLSILETMLLVNGAALVQVGKSYNIVPLDKAAGEAAPVYARGLPAAGMTAQVVLLDAAPAKEMAAVLKPLLSAGGKISEAPNNSLVIVDYPANLEKLVNLVNLVDKQGLAKTSVSVLRVKNTDPTQIIPELETIFGAYGALSPAKDKGRGGVQFLAMPRMNAVMILAPSPQLMQRAEYWVRQLDMKTDTLANIHVYNVENYRARNLADLLIQVYGGQAERAGVREIKPEPTPSWAVPPRPTLGTGEGETEGVPRTGGGLSSGLSSGMGATGTGLGASGRGTGLGAGLGTGLGTGLAAAAPSPRERAAPLRGAAAAGELKEGVRIIPDEENNLLVIVAPPYEWKIIQSLLKRLDVQPRQVMCEVLIAEITLTDDLRYGVEWFINNRVASETPTIIQPSPLSGNAPIEILKGASAALQGIGGFTFAARDALNQFRIVINMLATKGLVQVLASPHIMAANNQEARIQIGQEVPILTSQSIPLVSQTQSLQTQTVSYRSTGIILLVRPQINAKGMITLDISQEVSAIDASAPATGVNSPTFLIRQARTSLITADNQTIILGGLIREDATRGGRGVPGLRNIPLLGPLFGSETRSTGRTELILLITPHIIHSMEEGARITREVQDRIELKPLRGGTVPAPAPAPAPAPAAPTPAAPTAPPRPETY
- a CDS encoding response regulator; this translates as MKTILVVDDDSAIRELLAEELQEEGYRVLTVDNARDALKIVETDPSLDLVVLDIRMPGMDGLEALPRILGTKEHLKVILHTAYSIYKESFMSWAADAYIVKSSDFAELKSKIRELLGE
- a CDS encoding prepilin-type N-terminal cleavage/methylation domain-containing protein: MRPPSASRGFTLLELLLSLLLVSLLGLAAYGLLHLVIKGSRHGEAATFTLQQLRLARHYLERSLGSAVPQMEGPGEWPYFVGEARELKFLTPVPLQAHIPGGLYHLRVLTAVDEKGRDCLAVEEIKAHTWLKEPDRTETRHFLLTGLTYLRFTYLAGGEEFSTWHADQQKRLPERVRVELALADRQPHQWLIPLRLMETPESEEMGGEE
- the glgC gene encoding glucose-1-phosphate adenylyltransferase produces the protein MERFRNLTTIIMAGGKGERLFPLTRDKAKPAITFGGIYRIIDFTLSNCLNSGIRRIYVLTQYGSLSLDLHLRLHWNLLRPEFGEYLYSVPPQQITTNRWYRGTADSIYQNLFLLEQERPEHVLILSGDHVYKMDYRALLDYHLAKDADLTVATVIVPREEGRAFGILHTAADGEVVEFLEKPKEPPAMPGHPDLALASMGVYIFKAEVLVQEVIKDAKNRASKHDFGMNIIPQMVGQKRVYAYPFGDPKTGAAHYWRDIGQLDAYFAAHLDLLGDQPVFDLFGDDWPIRGAVSQLPPAKCFGREQPVTVTDSLISAGCVIQEARVVRAVFSPGVRVARGAEVEEAVLWDGVRVGVGARIRRAVIEDGVQIPPRFTIGYDPEADARLFTVTPGGVVVVPNNVILEAP
- a CDS encoding PilN domain-containing protein, producing the protein MERRLSGLRAPAVADPEPGGVRSLWRTLSREIQAGAGSVGAYYDRRTLTLVHLEKGLAGSRLMQVAALPVPAEGLTALAPAVRELVRAWGLEHPPAGLAVSPRLGLVRPAILPAATKANLARVVGYEIDRFLPLSPDQLVFDYQVVKETETELHLLLMALPRALVEDWLTLCGGAGLSSVTVEPGPLAGANALAVMHGRPPASFLLLAADGPDFDLLQFSRRRLKGWQAGKLTAGLTLRGLIPQESPPEEAPQAFYLLGSASLPAALRAGAGDLPLPVVTETQVALKGAPGGAATTPDVLMAVGAALRGVGRVPFAVNLLPEDQRATPKLTGLLLTRFFSLLLFSLIVVWSASIFIHSRITLARVERQVAELAPAVREVEKQLQDTQNLLKQYDDLKRRMEQYPGPLQILRELTEIIPDHTHLYSFRLSKGQVELSGKSASASELINLLERSGRFTKTEFVSPIVTDETGSEIFKIKADIKGAGRSS
- the gspK gene encoding type II secretion system minor pseudopilin GspK, which translates into the protein MTSGQWRQGGGGAEPPGPPPRERGIVLLMVLLLLALVSVMVLSFAQEWRLELLIARNQLSSRQAALLAEGGVYYAVGKLVQAQQAERRAPQAALGEAPTELWRGDGTTRELALPGGRVLVRVTDESGKINLNQAPEPLLLRLLEIVGVEGPKAQALVDALIDWRDPDSNPRPQGAESDYYARLSPPYPAKNGPLDVVEELFWVKGFDAGQLLGLRDLVTVQKVGRGVNLNAAPVEVLRALGFTAEQALTIVQARQAAPLRSRRELDQLFVGLTTLRLPVPITFRSSQIFEIVSTGVIDYPRGGAQHTIRAIVRVNVTRPRPWEFLLWSDDYLG